The following are encoded together in the Lathyrus oleraceus cultivar Zhongwan6 chromosome 3, CAAS_Psat_ZW6_1.0, whole genome shotgun sequence genome:
- the LOC127126809 gene encoding uncharacterized protein LOC127126809 yields the protein MALSSAHNLTLYLHSNKTPLAFQSQIRPSSKPNINCLQLLQFPSIRCSSSSNNKTSSVNLRTCKNCKTQFDPSLNHPLACRFHTAHYGGETKRKFESVYEGGTMNTPGSGKVLQYWHCCGSEDPFDLGCTASPHSSYDD from the exons ATGGCTCTTTCATCTGCTCACAATCTTACTCTTTATCTTCACAGTAACAAAACCCCTTTGGCTTTTCAATCTCAAATCAGACCTTCGTCAAAACCAAACATAAATTGCTTACAATTGCTTCAATTCCCATCTATTCGGTGTTCCTCAAGCTCCAACAACAAAACCAGCAGCGTCAACCTCAGAACTTGCAAGAACTGCAAAACCCAATTCGACCCTTCCCTCAATCACCCTCTTGCTTGTCGATTTCATACTGCCCATTATGGAG GAGAAACTAAGAGAAAGTTTGAGAGTGTCTATGAAGGGGGAACCATGAACACTCCTGGCTCTGGAAAAGTTCTTCAGTATTGGCATTGTTGCGGATCTGAAGATCCATTTGATCTCGGTTGCACAGCTTCTCCTCACTCCTCATATGATGACTGA
- the LOC127126808 gene encoding uncharacterized protein LOC127126808 isoform X1 translates to MFFSFEMDDQNESNSPNTLVQCRICHDEDEDLNMDTPCSCSGTLQYAHRICVQRWCNEKGDTTCEICLQQLKGYTAPPQAPLFHYRGNWEIPRIGLNNHPFLALFPANHEFLDFDFEYSTPSRRSRLFIRIVAIIFIVLLILRHTLPIIFILDGVEESSLTVLTLLMWGVTGITVPVYIMVKAFQQLQNQDHSPLMQLQSHDERNMRQSQLRVIHIQ, encoded by the exons ATGTTTTTTTCATTTGAAATGGATGATCAAAATGAGTCAAATTCTCCTAATACATTGGTACAGTGTCGAATATGTCACGACGAAGACGAGGACTTAAACATGGATACACCTTGTTCTTGTTCTGGCACATTGCAGTATGCACATAGAATATGTGTGCAAAGATGGTGCAATGAGAAAGGCGATACTACTTGCGAGATTTGCCTACAG CAACTTAAAGGCTATACTGCTCCTCCACAAGCTCCTCTATTCCACTATAG GGGAAACTGGGAAATTCCAAGAATCGGTCTTAATAATCATCCGTTCTTAGCATTGTTTCCTGCTAATCATGAGTTTCTAGACTTTGACTTCGAATATTCAACTCCCTCTAGAAGGAGCCGTTTGTTCATTCGCATTGTTGCCATCATT TTTATCGTTCTGCTGATTTTGCGTCATACGCTTCCAATCATATTTATACTCGACGGAGTAGAAGAGTCTTCTTTGACAGTGCTTACG TTGCTAATGTGGGGAGTCACTGGAATAACTGTACCAGTGTATATAATGGTAAAAGCTTTTCAACAACTTCAAAACCAG GATCATAGTCCCCTTATGCAATTGCAATCACATGATGAAAGAAACATGAGGCAGTCTCAGTTGCGAGTCATTCATATTCAGTGA
- the LOC127126808 gene encoding uncharacterized protein LOC127126808 isoform X2: MDTPCSCSGTLQYAHRICVQRWCNEKGDTTCEICLQQLKGYTAPPQAPLFHYRGNWEIPRIGLNNHPFLALFPANHEFLDFDFEYSTPSRRSRLFIRIVAIIFIVLLILRHTLPIIFILDGVEESSLTVLTLLMWGVTGITVPVYIMVKAFQQLQNQDHSPLMQLQSHDERNMRQSQLRVIHIQ; the protein is encoded by the exons ATGGATACACCTTGTTCTTGTTCTGGCACATTGCAGTATGCACATAGAATATGTGTGCAAAGATGGTGCAATGAGAAAGGCGATACTACTTGCGAGATTTGCCTACAG CAACTTAAAGGCTATACTGCTCCTCCACAAGCTCCTCTATTCCACTATAG GGGAAACTGGGAAATTCCAAGAATCGGTCTTAATAATCATCCGTTCTTAGCATTGTTTCCTGCTAATCATGAGTTTCTAGACTTTGACTTCGAATATTCAACTCCCTCTAGAAGGAGCCGTTTGTTCATTCGCATTGTTGCCATCATT TTTATCGTTCTGCTGATTTTGCGTCATACGCTTCCAATCATATTTATACTCGACGGAGTAGAAGAGTCTTCTTTGACAGTGCTTACG TTGCTAATGTGGGGAGTCACTGGAATAACTGTACCAGTGTATATAATGGTAAAAGCTTTTCAACAACTTCAAAACCAG GATCATAGTCCCCTTATGCAATTGCAATCACATGATGAAAGAAACATGAGGCAGTCTCAGTTGCGAGTCATTCATATTCAGTGA